Within Lusitaniella coriacea LEGE 07157, the genomic segment CAAGATCGAATTATCGGTCGAGTCGAACGAGTCTTTCGCGATGACAACCGCCTCAACTTTGTCATTTCGCGATCGGGGGATTGGAATAGTGCGCCCTTGGTATTGTTATCTGGGGAACAGATCCAAGCGATGGATCGAGAAGCGCGATCGCTCTATGTGGATCTCTCCCCAACAGAACTCGCACAGTTACAACCCTACAACTCAGATACCCTAGCCGCCGCAGATGGGTCGAAAATTGCCGAAAAGCACAATATTCCTCTCCTTGAGGAAAAGTTAGTCGTCAAACGCAGCAGGCGGAAAATTGGCGAGGTTGTCGTTCGCAAAGAAGTCGAAATCCATACGATCCAAGTTCCCGTTCGGCGAGAAAAGTTAGTGGTCGAGCAAATTGGCGGGGGAACGAAACGACTTGCAGAAATTAATTTAGGAGAGGAAGAGATTGTCGGAATTGAATATCGAACGGCTGCTCAAACCAATGGTTTATCTACGCTTCAGAGAGAATTTCTCTCGCCTCGTACCGCCAGTCAAGCACTGGACGCGATCGCGCGCCATCAGCCTCACGGATGCCAAAAAGTGCGCGTAGAAATAGTTGTAGACGATCCAGAATTGAAGCAAGAGTATCAAACCTTGCTCGATCGCGTCGTTGAGGAAAACGGAGTAAGCTAAGAGACGCTCAAACTGTAAGATGTAGAATTGGAGAAGGGCAATATTCTTTGGGAATGCTCATCGCGATCGCGATCGCGCTTTTGTTAGGAGAAGTCGTAAAGACATCGAAGATATCTGGTAGTCTACCAAGGAAACAATTCTTTTCCTTTGATGTACGAGAAAATTACTCCCCCCACGGTTGGCTCTAAAATCACCTTCAAAGACGGTCAACCCATCATTCCCGACGATCCCATCATCCCCTTCATTCGAGGAG encodes:
- a CDS encoding DUF2382 domain-containing protein, which translates into the protein MDSHESEQNNNPSPPSAQNFAEELVGFAAISQQDRIIGRVERVFRDDNRLNFVISRSGDWNSAPLVLLSGEQIQAMDREARSLYVDLSPTELAQLQPYNSDTLAAADGSKIAEKHNIPLLEEKLVVKRSRRKIGEVVVRKEVEIHTIQVPVRREKLVVEQIGGGTKRLAEINLGEEEIVGIEYRTAAQTNGLSTLQREFLSPRTASQALDAIARHQPHGCQKVRVEIVVDDPELKQEYQTLLDRVVEENGVS